A region from the Muribaculum gordoncarteri genome encodes:
- a CDS encoding nucleoside hydrolase-like domain-containing protein encodes MKSLAIASLLLCAVAIPFKSIVAKGIKPLSQSDKQRLIVTTDLGGTDPDDTQSMIHLLVCSDRIDIEGIISSQVWMDDPDKSDKIREVLSWYEEVRPNLACHSAGFPDADYLKSVTVTGQKHSNMSGVGDYMDSPGSELIISTVDNEEDGRPVWIAAWGGMNTVAQALYKVKNTRSEEELSRFINKIRIYDVLGQDDAGAWIAKNSPNLTYIRNVEVYGWGPSDEWTRENVQNRGSLGSHYPNRIWATEGDSPSFFYVYANGLNVPEHVDYGGWGGRFDVKKQSNIRGMSFIEKSGKTEKQYDDYYMTGSSPEGCNAINRWRGHIWNNFAARMLWSTTADFSTVNHHPVAVVNGDKSLKCMYRTVKAGDDVKLDAQKSEDPDGDSISYKWAIYPEPGTYRGNVTIHEETQPVCKIEVPRDASGKNFHVILEVTDNGTPALTAYRRILFEVE; translated from the coding sequence ATGAAAAGTCTTGCAATCGCATCGCTCCTGTTATGTGCAGTGGCGATTCCTTTTAAATCAATTGTGGCTAAAGGAATCAAGCCTTTATCACAAAGTGATAAGCAACGGTTGATAGTAACTACCGATCTCGGAGGTACCGACCCAGATGACACACAGTCGATGATCCATCTGCTCGTATGTTCTGACCGAATTGATATTGAGGGCATCATAAGCTCTCAGGTGTGGATGGATGACCCTGACAAGTCCGATAAGATACGGGAAGTATTATCCTGGTATGAAGAAGTCAGACCAAATTTGGCTTGTCACTCAGCCGGATTCCCTGACGCAGATTATCTTAAATCAGTCACGGTGACCGGACAAAAGCACTCCAACATGTCGGGGGTTGGTGACTATATGGATTCTCCGGGGTCTGAGCTGATTATTTCCACCGTTGACAATGAAGAAGACGGTCGTCCGGTCTGGATTGCGGCATGGGGCGGAATGAACACCGTGGCTCAGGCATTGTACAAGGTTAAGAACACGCGAAGCGAAGAAGAATTAAGTAGGTTTATAAATAAAATACGAATCTACGATGTTCTGGGACAGGACGATGCAGGTGCATGGATTGCAAAGAATTCCCCGAACCTTACATACATCAGAAATGTGGAAGTGTACGGATGGGGACCCTCTGACGAGTGGACCAGAGAAAACGTCCAAAACAGAGGAAGTCTCGGTTCTCATTATCCAAATAGGATATGGGCTACCGAGGGGGATTCTCCATCATTCTTCTATGTATATGCAAACGGGCTTAATGTTCCTGAACATGTCGATTATGGAGGTTGGGGAGGACGTTTCGACGTTAAAAAGCAGAGTAATATACGAGGAATGTCATTTATCGAAAAGAGCGGAAAGACTGAAAAACAGTATGATGATTACTACATGACAGGAAGCTCTCCCGAAGGTTGCAATGCCATAAACCGATGGCGTGGTCATATATGGAACAATTTTGCAGCACGAATGCTATGGTCTACCACTGCTGACTTTTCAACCGTCAATCACCATCCTGTAGCAGTGGTAAACGGAGATAAATCTCTAAAATGTATGTATAGAACAGTAAAAGCAGGTGATGACGTAAAACTTGATGCGCAGAAATCGGAAGACCCCGATGGAGATTCAATCTCATATAAATGGGCGATATATCCTGAGCCCGGGACTTATCGTGGTAATGTGACAATACATGAAGAAACACAACCTGTATGCAAGATTGAAGTGCCTCGGGATGCTTCAGGAAAGAACTTCCATGTCATACTCGAAGTCACTGATAACGGAACACCTGCACTGACTGCTTATCGAAGAATTTTGTTTGAGGTGGAGTGA
- a CDS encoding IS4 family transposase, whose amino-acid sequence MKVTTTIRDNCKVNQIVPIMQEHLGSVMNLARIKLLAFVLQALCVVQTVSLHKIASAMPTCVERDSNLHRLQRFLAGYALNLDLIAKVIFALLPVKTGLVLSLDRTNWKFGEVNINILMLGVTYKGVAFPLLFTMLDKRGNSNWKERTRLIDRFIRLFGAECIDSLVADREFVGKEWVEYLNNRRIRYYLRIKQNFWLRNPKSCQDVRAWHLFHGLKLGQERVYDKLFLLKGEYVYISGALLKNSDGVPELQILICYNRPEEAVATYKQRWQIETCFRAMKSSGFNIEDTHLRDIDRIARLTAMVCIALAWAYLVGEHKDINVKAIRILKHGKRAKSLIKYGLEVIANVLLRRLYKPKFDVFKFLSYLYLRNILTV is encoded by the coding sequence ATGAAAGTTACGACAACTATCAGGGACAATTGTAAAGTTAATCAAATCGTCCCGATTATGCAAGAGCATCTTGGCTCGGTAATGAATCTTGCCCGCATAAAATTGCTTGCGTTTGTTCTTCAGGCACTTTGCGTTGTGCAGACAGTCAGTCTCCACAAGATAGCATCTGCAATGCCTACGTGTGTGGAGCGTGATTCCAACCTGCACCGTCTGCAAAGGTTCCTTGCCGGATATGCCCTCAACCTTGACCTTATCGCCAAAGTGATATTTGCTCTTCTGCCCGTCAAGACAGGACTGGTCCTGAGTCTTGACCGCACCAACTGGAAATTCGGTGAGGTCAACATCAATATCCTTATGCTTGGTGTCACTTACAAGGGTGTTGCCTTTCCTCTGCTCTTTACCATGCTCGACAAACGCGGCAATTCCAATTGGAAAGAACGGACGCGGCTGATTGATAGATTTATACGGTTGTTCGGAGCCGAGTGTATCGACTCTCTTGTTGCCGACCGCGAGTTTGTCGGCAAGGAATGGGTCGAATATCTCAACAACAGACGCATCCGATACTATCTGCGGATTAAACAGAATTTTTGGTTGCGCAATCCCAAATCCTGCCAGGATGTCAGGGCGTGGCATCTGTTTCACGGTCTTAAGCTCGGCCAGGAACGTGTCTACGACAAGCTGTTTCTCCTCAAAGGGGAATATGTCTATATTTCCGGAGCCTTGCTGAAAAACTCCGATGGCGTGCCTGAACTGCAAATTCTGATTTGTTATAACCGCCCCGAAGAGGCCGTTGCCACTTACAAACAACGATGGCAGATTGAGACATGCTTCAGAGCTATGAAATCCTCCGGCTTCAACATCGAGGACACCCACCTGCGCGACATTGACCGCATCGCTCGTCTTACGGCGATGGTCTGTATTGCATTGGCGTGGGCGTATCTTGTTGGTGAACATAAGGATATCAATGTAAAAGCTATCAGAATATTGAAACACGGCAAGAGAGCCAAATCACTAATCAAGTATGGTCTGGAAGTAATCGCAAACGTTCTTCTAAGACGGCTCTACAAGCCGAAATTCGATGTGTTCAAATTTTTGTCATACTTATATCTAAGAAATATACTAACAGTTTGA
- the yidC gene encoding membrane protein insertase YidC, with the protein MDKNTMYGLLLMGAVILGFMWLNQPEPKPDSIAPAEQITAEQAEAMADAQLASSLDTLTPAETSMLAAAVHQYGTPDSVSGRVTMQNSKVDLVSDGYLLTGSVNVDGKSVDIADLSNPAAAGLSPVIASKAVKLLKTTTRELTQYQGFARYLQGDSSTVRLENEYIALDLSNKGGVISRAELKDYKSYKGGNVVVFEGDDNGYSFILNSADREFDTRNFFFEPVQESDTTVLMTLNLGSGASFGMRYTLLPESYVVRMEIVQNGMQSIIPSNVATMDFLWHQKMIRQEEGRMFEERNSGLYYMYAGGGVENLSESSNDDEEVNERIKWIGFKNQFFSMAFIARSSFNNANLTSTILTKSQPGYLKELEAVSSVDYNASNPMPAQFDILIGPNLYPMLSGLDDKLNDGEDLHLTRLIPLGWTLFRWINTWIVIPVFDILGKWFTNYGVIILLLTIFIKIIIFPFTYKSYMSQAKMRLLAPEIKEINEKYPGQENAMTRQQKTMELYSRAGANPMAGCLPMLLQMPVLIAMFTFFPSCIELRGEPFLWVKDLSAPDAIITWSGNIPLVTEYFGNHLSLFCLLMTVTNIIYTKVTMQNQPSGASMPGMKWMMYLMPLMFLVFFNNYAAGLSYYYFLSLLITIVQTYVFRHVVNEEKMRAKMQEASKKPRKKSGFMARLEEAQRQQQAMLREQEKRKKGANRR; encoded by the coding sequence ATGGATAAGAACACAATGTACGGTTTGCTCCTGATGGGAGCTGTCATCCTTGGATTCATGTGGCTCAACCAGCCCGAACCCAAGCCCGACAGCATTGCCCCCGCCGAGCAGATAACCGCAGAACAGGCCGAGGCGATGGCCGATGCACAGCTCGCTTCATCGCTCGACACACTCACTCCGGCCGAAACTTCGATGCTGGCCGCCGCCGTTCACCAGTACGGAACTCCCGACTCGGTGTCAGGCCGCGTAACGATGCAAAATTCAAAGGTGGATCTCGTATCCGACGGATACCTGTTGACCGGCTCGGTCAATGTCGACGGCAAGAGCGTTGACATAGCCGACCTCTCCAATCCCGCCGCTGCGGGGCTTTCACCCGTCATCGCCTCAAAGGCTGTGAAGTTGCTCAAGACGACAACCCGTGAGCTTACACAGTACCAGGGATTTGCACGTTACCTTCAGGGCGACAGCTCTACCGTGCGTCTTGAAAATGAATACATCGCGCTCGACCTCTCCAACAAGGGCGGCGTCATATCGCGTGCTGAGCTCAAGGACTACAAGTCCTATAAGGGCGGCAATGTCGTGGTGTTTGAAGGCGACGACAACGGCTACTCGTTTATCCTCAACTCGGCCGACCGTGAGTTTGACACCCGCAACTTCTTCTTCGAGCCGGTTCAGGAGAGCGACACCACGGTGTTGATGACGCTCAATCTCGGAAGCGGTGCATCGTTTGGAATGCGTTACACCCTTCTCCCCGAAAGCTACGTGGTTAGAATGGAGATTGTGCAGAACGGCATGCAGTCGATTATCCCCTCCAATGTGGCTACAATGGATTTCCTCTGGCATCAGAAGATGATTCGCCAGGAGGAGGGCCGCATGTTTGAGGAGCGTAACTCGGGATTGTACTATATGTATGCCGGAGGCGGTGTCGAAAACCTCAGTGAGTCGTCAAATGACGATGAGGAGGTCAACGAGCGCATCAAGTGGATAGGATTCAAGAATCAGTTCTTCTCGATGGCATTCATCGCCCGAAGCTCGTTCAATAACGCCAATCTCACCTCAACCATACTCACAAAGAGCCAGCCCGGCTACCTGAAGGAGCTTGAGGCCGTTTCGTCGGTCGACTACAACGCCTCCAACCCCATGCCGGCACAGTTTGACATTCTCATCGGCCCCAACCTCTATCCCATGTTGTCGGGACTTGATGACAAGCTGAACGACGGCGAGGATCTTCACTTGACACGACTCATTCCTCTCGGATGGACTCTCTTCCGCTGGATCAACACATGGATTGTGATTCCCGTATTTGACATCCTCGGCAAGTGGTTTACCAACTACGGCGTCATCATCCTGTTGCTCACAATCTTCATCAAGATCATCATCTTCCCCTTCACCTACAAGAGCTACATGTCGCAGGCCAAGATGCGCTTGCTCGCTCCTGAGATAAAGGAAATCAATGAAAAGTATCCCGGTCAGGAGAATGCCATGACCCGTCAGCAAAAGACGATGGAACTTTACTCGCGTGCCGGTGCCAATCCCATGGCGGGCTGTCTGCCCATGTTGCTGCAGATGCCGGTGCTTATCGCCATGTTCACCTTCTTCCCCTCGTGTATCGAGCTGCGCGGCGAGCCATTCCTTTGGGTTAAGGACCTGTCGGCTCCCGATGCCATCATCACCTGGAGCGGCAACATTCCCTTGGTCACCGAGTACTTCGGCAACCACCTGTCGCTGTTCTGTCTTCTCATGACCGTGACCAACATCATCTACACTAAGGTCACGATGCAGAATCAGCCTTCGGGAGCGTCGATGCCCGGCATGAAGTGGATGATGTATCTGATGCCTTTGATGTTCCTTGTCTTCTTCAACAACTACGCCGCAGGTCTTTCCTACTACTACTTCCTGTCGCTGTTGATCACAATCGTGCAGACCTATGTGTTCCGTCACGTTGTAAATGAGGAGAAGATGCGCGCCAAGATGCAGGAAGCATCCAAGAAGCCCCGCAAGAAGTCGGGTTTCATGGCTCGTCTTGAAGAGGCTCAGCGTCAGCAGCAGGCCATGCTCCGCGAGCAGGAGAAGCGTAAAAAGGGTGCCAACCGCCGATAA
- a CDS encoding right-handed parallel beta-helix repeat-containing protein, translated as MINRFLNIFLIIVLLAVASGCIEDGFTDDSSARPEFSVDTLNLGLAFSGEITSVHSFRVYNRHDRNLLISRIALRDGNEAYRLNVDGVAGKEFADVAIRPHDSIYVFVDAQFPPVGHDGKLTVKSLLDFEVNGGRSTVVLSAECIDVTVVPASVLSADALWSGAYHVMGDVTVASGVTLNLAEGTTLYFHDKASLNVEGAVVADGTPEKPVVMCGDRNGTMVGRIPYDIVPGQWSGVTFAGTGSRLSHTVVRNTSSGIAVTGGEISMLNCVVRNSRESVISVTDAEVKAVGCEFADAPGGVVTLDGRARLTMNHCTVANSYLFAPVTGALLELKDDGVSCHITNSIIYGNGPMMNTKSPDSGDITLRRCLVGADGSDDDTFIDMIWNSDPMFITDTDRYIFDYRVGPGSPAEGAADASLTLPEAVRDFYGRERGSTSDLGAYQH; from the coding sequence ATGATAAATCGTTTTCTCAACATATTCCTTATAATTGTGCTTCTTGCCGTTGCGAGCGGTTGCATCGAGGATGGATTCACCGATGATTCATCGGCCCGTCCCGAGTTTTCGGTCGACACCCTCAACCTTGGACTCGCATTCTCGGGCGAGATCACATCCGTCCACAGCTTCAGGGTTTACAATCGTCACGACCGCAATTTGCTCATAAGCCGCATTGCGTTACGTGACGGCAATGAAGCCTACAGGCTGAATGTCGACGGCGTTGCCGGCAAGGAGTTTGCTGATGTCGCCATAAGGCCGCACGACTCCATCTATGTGTTTGTCGACGCGCAGTTCCCTCCTGTGGGACATGACGGCAAGCTGACTGTTAAGTCGCTCCTCGACTTCGAGGTCAACGGCGGTCGCTCCACGGTGGTGCTGAGTGCCGAGTGCATCGATGTGACTGTCGTTCCGGCTTCGGTGCTGTCGGCCGATGCCCTTTGGTCGGGTGCTTATCATGTCATGGGTGATGTGACGGTTGCTTCAGGCGTGACATTGAATCTCGCCGAGGGCACTACACTCTACTTCCACGACAAGGCATCACTCAATGTCGAGGGTGCCGTTGTCGCCGACGGAACTCCCGAAAAGCCGGTTGTGATGTGTGGCGACCGTAACGGAACGATGGTGGGACGCATCCCCTACGACATTGTGCCGGGACAGTGGAGCGGTGTCACTTTCGCAGGCACCGGGAGCCGGTTGTCGCACACTGTTGTGCGCAACACCTCGTCGGGCATTGCCGTGACGGGCGGTGAGATCTCGATGCTTAATTGTGTCGTGCGCAACTCGCGTGAAAGCGTCATCTCCGTTACCGATGCCGAAGTCAAGGCTGTGGGATGTGAATTTGCCGACGCGCCCGGCGGCGTTGTGACGCTCGACGGCCGCGCCCGATTGACGATGAATCACTGCACTGTCGCCAACAGCTACCTTTTTGCTCCCGTGACGGGCGCTCTGCTTGAGCTGAAAGATGACGGAGTGTCATGCCACATAACCAACTCCATCATCTACGGCAACGGCCCGATGATGAACACTAAGTCACCCGACTCGGGTGATATCACGCTACGGCGTTGTCTTGTGGGAGCTGACGGCAGTGACGACGACACATTCATCGACATGATATGGAACTCCGACCCCATGTTCATTACCGACACCGACCGCTATATCTTCGACTATCGCGTCGGCCCCGGCTCTCCTGCCGAGGGAGCGGCCGATGCATCACTTACTTTGCCCGAGGCCGTGCGCGATTTCTACGGCCGCGAGCGAGGCTCAACATCCGACCTCGGCGCCTACCAGCATTGA
- a CDS encoding iron-containing alcohol dehydrogenase — protein MNNFVFWSPTKFVFGRDTESRTGALAREFGGRKVLLVYGGGSVVRSGLLDRVKASLSASGIEWEEMGGIQPNPTDDRVYEGIELVRSRNIDMLIAVGGGSVIDTAKGIACGVPYEGDFWDFYCGKKIVEKALPVGVVLTIPAAGSEGSGNSVITKRDGLIKLSLRTESALRPKFAVMNPELTFTLPPYQTACGIVDMMVHIMERYFTNTPDVEITDRVAEGVLIAIMEEAPKVMCDPENYEARANIMWSGTLAHNGVCGTGRAEDWSSHFIEHEISAIYNVAHGAGLAVVVPAWMQYVAGVNPVKVAQFARRVMGVVSQGDDKSVAAEGIKRLKDFFMSIGMPVTFKELGIDNPDIERLVAKLHEHKGERIGGYVKLSADDTIKIYEMMQ, from the coding sequence ATGAATAATTTCGTGTTCTGGAGCCCGACCAAGTTCGTTTTCGGGCGTGACACCGAAAGCCGCACCGGAGCCTTGGCTCGTGAGTTTGGCGGCCGTAAGGTGCTGCTTGTCTACGGTGGCGGCTCGGTTGTGCGCAGCGGTTTGCTCGACCGGGTTAAGGCATCGCTTTCAGCGAGCGGTATCGAATGGGAGGAGATGGGCGGAATTCAGCCCAATCCCACCGACGACCGCGTTTATGAAGGTATTGAACTGGTGCGCTCGCGGAACATCGATATGCTCATTGCCGTGGGCGGCGGTTCGGTCATCGACACTGCCAAGGGCATCGCATGCGGAGTTCCCTACGAAGGCGACTTCTGGGACTTCTATTGCGGCAAAAAGATAGTGGAGAAGGCTCTCCCCGTGGGTGTCGTGCTCACCATCCCGGCTGCCGGAAGTGAAGGCTCGGGCAACTCGGTCATCACCAAGCGTGACGGACTGATCAAGCTCAGTCTGCGCACCGAAAGCGCCCTTCGCCCCAAGTTTGCGGTGATGAATCCCGAACTCACCTTCACGTTGCCTCCCTATCAGACCGCATGCGGCATCGTCGACATGATGGTCCACATCATGGAGCGTTATTTCACCAATACCCCCGATGTCGAGATTACCGACCGCGTGGCTGAGGGTGTGCTCATCGCGATAATGGAGGAGGCTCCCAAAGTGATGTGCGACCCCGAGAACTATGAGGCGCGCGCCAACATCATGTGGAGCGGCACTCTCGCCCATAACGGAGTGTGCGGCACAGGCCGTGCCGAGGATTGGTCGTCACACTTTATCGAGCATGAGATAAGCGCGATATATAACGTTGCCCACGGAGCCGGACTTGCCGTCGTGGTTCCCGCATGGATGCAGTATGTGGCCGGTGTCAATCCCGTCAAGGTGGCGCAGTTTGCCCGTCGTGTCATGGGCGTTGTGTCGCAGGGCGATGACAAGTCGGTAGCAGCCGAAGGCATCAAGCGTCTTAAGGATTTCTTCATGAGCATAGGTATGCCCGTTACATTCAAGGAGCTCGGCATCGACAATCCCGACATCGAGCGACTTGTTGCAAAGCTTCACGAGCACAAGGGTGAACGCATCGGCGGTTATGTCAAGCTTTCGGCCGATGACACCATAAAGATATATGAGATGATGCAGTGA
- a CDS encoding IS4 family transposase → MKTTNSKYLVKVNQILPIMQEHFGQSMNLARIKLMPLLLHALCVVQTVSLHKLADAMPTAVDKDSNLRRLQRFFAKYVLDLDIIARMIFSLLPVKTGLVLSMDRTNWKFGEFNINILMLGITYKGIAFPLIFSLLPKRGNSNWNERRKIMERFIRLFGAECIDCLVADREFIGKEWTGWLNSRRIRYYIRIRQNFWIVKPSTGERIRAWWLFNDLKVGQEKFFHKLFLHKGEYVYLAGSLIKNSDGVPELQILICFNRPEGAILTYKKRWEIETAFRAMKSSGFNIEDTHMRDMERIARLVAMVCMALVWAYLVGEHKDINIKPIRILRHGRKAKSLVKYGLEEIATILLRPAYTPKFDVFKFLSCN, encoded by the coding sequence ATGAAAACTACTAATTCCAAGTACTTGGTCAAAGTTAACCAAATCCTCCCGATTATGCAAGAGCACTTTGGACAAAGTATGAATCTGGCACGCATAAAACTTATGCCGCTGCTGCTCCACGCACTCTGTGTTGTGCAGACTGTCAGCCTCCACAAACTGGCTGACGCGATGCCTACGGCTGTCGACAAGGATTCCAACCTCAGACGGCTCCAAAGATTCTTTGCCAAGTATGTTCTTGACCTTGACATCATAGCGCGTATGATTTTCTCGCTGCTTCCTGTCAAGACCGGTCTTGTGCTCAGCATGGATCGCACCAACTGGAAGTTCGGAGAGTTCAATATCAATATTCTTATGTTGGGCATCACCTATAAAGGGATTGCCTTCCCCTTGATATTCAGTCTTCTCCCTAAACGTGGCAACTCCAACTGGAACGAACGCAGGAAGATTATGGAACGTTTTATCCGTCTTTTCGGAGCGGAATGCATCGACTGTCTTGTGGCAGACCGCGAGTTCATCGGAAAGGAATGGACAGGGTGGCTCAACAGCCGTCGCATACGGTATTACATCCGGATACGTCAGAACTTCTGGATTGTCAAGCCATCCACCGGTGAGAGAATCCGCGCCTGGTGGCTGTTCAATGATCTGAAGGTCGGTCAGGAGAAATTCTTCCATAAGCTTTTTCTTCACAAAGGCGAGTATGTCTATCTTGCCGGCAGCCTAATCAAAAACTCCGATGGAGTTCCGGAATTGCAGATTCTCATATGCTTCAACCGGCCCGAGGGCGCGATTTTGACATACAAAAAGCGTTGGGAGATAGAAACGGCCTTCAGAGCCATGAAATCTTCCGGCTTCAACATCGAGGACACCCATATGCGTGATATGGAGCGCATCGCGAGACTTGTCGCGATGGTCTGCATGGCTCTCGTATGGGCATATCTCGTTGGTGAACATAAAGATATAAATATTAAACCGATAAGGATTCTGAGACATGGAAGAAAGGCAAAGTCGCTTGTCAAGTATGGTTTGGAGGAAATTGCGACCATACTTCTGCGTCCTGCTTATACTCCTAAATTCGATGTTTTCAAATTTTTGTCATGTAATTAA
- a CDS encoding CTP synthase, which produces MEPKYIFVTGGVVSSLGKGIISSSLACLLKARGFRVTIQKFDPYINIDPGTLNPYEHGECYVTVDGHEADLDLGHYERFTNVPTTRANNVTTGRIYQSVIDKERRGDYLGKTVQIIPHITDEIKRNVKLLGNTGNFDFIITEIGGTVGDIESLPFLESVRQLRWELGQDSLCIHLTYVPYIRAAKELKTKPTQHSVKQLQEVGIQPDILVLRTEKEIPADMRRKIAQFCNVSPDAVIQSVDMPTIYEVPLRMHEQHLDEIVLRKTGVPVEGEPHMEPWLNFLRKLDNAEEEVTIGLVGKYVELQDAYKSINESLFQAASYNDHKLKLVYIHSEKLNAGNVDELLSPLDGVIIAPGFGQRGIEGKFVALKWCREHDVPTFGICLGMQCMVIEFARDVLGLHEANSTEMNPTTPDNVIDLMEDQKTVVDKGGTMRLGAYDCRLQPGSRAAKAYGCTDVKERHRHRFEFNNEYRERFEAAGMRCVGENPATRLVEVVELPDHRWFIGTQYHPEYSSTVLNPNPLFLDFIKAAIAYKHEKK; this is translated from the coding sequence GTGGAACCCAAATATATTTTTGTCACCGGCGGCGTGGTTTCTTCCCTTGGTAAGGGAATTATTTCGTCGTCGCTTGCCTGCTTGCTTAAAGCAAGAGGCTTCAGGGTTACGATTCAGAAGTTTGACCCGTACATCAACATCGATCCGGGCACATTGAATCCCTATGAGCACGGCGAGTGTTATGTGACCGTCGACGGTCACGAGGCCGACCTTGACCTCGGACATTACGAGCGGTTTACCAACGTTCCCACTACCCGAGCCAACAATGTCACCACAGGACGCATCTACCAGAGCGTGATCGACAAGGAGCGTCGCGGCGACTATCTCGGCAAGACCGTCCAGATAATTCCCCACATTACCGATGAAATAAAGCGCAACGTAAAGTTGCTCGGAAACACCGGTAATTTCGATTTCATAATAACCGAAATCGGAGGTACGGTGGGCGACATCGAGTCGCTCCCATTCCTTGAAAGCGTGCGTCAGCTGCGCTGGGAGCTTGGTCAGGACTCGCTTTGCATCCATTTGACCTATGTGCCCTACATCCGTGCCGCCAAGGAACTGAAGACAAAGCCCACGCAGCACTCGGTGAAGCAGTTGCAGGAGGTGGGTATACAGCCCGACATCCTCGTGCTGCGTACCGAGAAGGAGATTCCCGCCGACATGCGCCGCAAGATTGCGCAGTTCTGCAACGTGTCGCCCGACGCCGTGATTCAGTCGGTCGACATGCCCACAATCTACGAAGTGCCCCTGCGCATGCATGAGCAGCACCTCGATGAGATTGTGCTTCGCAAGACCGGAGTACCTGTCGAGGGTGAGCCCCACATGGAGCCTTGGCTCAACTTCCTCCGCAAGCTCGACAATGCCGAGGAGGAGGTGACGATAGGTCTTGTGGGCAAGTATGTCGAGCTTCAGGACGCCTACAAGTCGATCAACGAGTCGCTCTTTCAGGCCGCTAGCTATAACGACCACAAGCTCAAGCTCGTGTATATCCACTCCGAGAAGCTCAATGCCGGCAATGTCGACGAGCTTCTGTCGCCGCTCGACGGCGTCATCATTGCGCCGGGATTCGGTCAGCGAGGCATCGAGGGCAAGTTTGTAGCCCTTAAGTGGTGTCGCGAGCACGATGTCCCCACATTCGGCATCTGTCTTGGCATGCAGTGCATGGTCATTGAGTTTGCCCGCGATGTGCTTGGACTGCATGAGGCCAATTCTACCGAGATGAATCCCACCACCCCCGACAATGTAATCGACCTCATGGAGGATCAGAAGACGGTTGTCGACAAGGGAGGCACAATGCGACTCGGAGCCTACGACTGCCGTCTGCAACCCGGTTCGCGAGCCGCCAAGGCTTACGGATGCACCGATGTGAAGGAGCGTCACCGTCATCGCTTTGAATTCAACAACGAATACCGCGAGCGTTTCGAGGCCGCCGGCATGCGGTGTGTGGGCGAAAATCCCGCCACCCGCCTTGTCGAGGTAGTGGAGCTGCCCGACCACCGTTGGTTTATCGGTACGCAGTATCACCCCGAATACTCTTCGACGGTCCTCAACCCCAACCCCCTATTCCTTGACTTTATAAAAGCTGCAATCGCATATAAACACGAAAAGAAATAA